TCTTATACAAATCTTGTATAAGCTCCTGTCGGTGTGTCTGAGCACAGACAACGCCAGCATATTTAGTAATTTCTGGCCAATCTTGAGAAGCTACTACCTACatcaaccaaaaaagaaaacgccaaatttgaaatttagaaaaaaaaaaaagtaaaaacgaATATTTAGAGATTAGTATTGTTGGATCATACAGCAGCAATCGAAGGGCTTGCGTCCTCTCCGCTCTCTGGGTGGGTAACATCTGCTCCAAAAATAATAGTTGGAATATCACTGACTAGTGGTATTTTCCAAGCAATTGCATCCAAAAGCACAGTGTTTCTTCCTCCCATCTGCAAAATATTATGCATTGATCATATAGTCCTGTTCTTCTAAATTCTGGCAATTAGAAACAGAGAATGCCCATCATCACGAATTTACAGTTTATTCTCGTTCATGTCCTTTGGTATACTTACTGGTTCATTCTTGGTTCAATATGCTTGGGAATCAAAACAAGAAAACACTAGATatttgtgagaccccagatagtcctatatataaaatataataggactaaaactcTTAGCTCgtcttaaacattttgggtagtggctaggtccaagaggttaagagagttaagtatgCTAGGACGAAAGTAGTCTTAGGATGAATGACTCTCTGGAAAGTTGGTACGTCATAGTTGGTATCAGTGCCAATTACCAGTCGGAAGTATAagatgagtctcgactgagccaaAATTATACAGCAGGAAGAGCGAAGCTCTCatactgttgactgttgtgggtgaAACGCAGCTAACCACAAGATGGGTTTaagctagcgagacaagtcttaCATCGTCTGGTACTTTTGAGTATGAACCGAACGAAAACGTTAGGGCATGAGGGGAAGAGAAtatgagaccccagatagtcctatatataagatataatatggctaaaactGTTAGCCcaatttaagcattttgggtggtgactAAGCCCAAGgtagggatgtaatgtgggccgtgccgggccggcacggcccacattttccgGGCCGAAACGGGCCGGGGggcagcccggcacggcccggccccaaaatcgggccgtgccgtgccgggccaaatTTTTTGGAACCCGGCCCAGCACGGGCCCCCGGCCCGGACTGCACGAGACtgcacgggccgtgccgggctttGGGcctgttcttttttattttattaattttatttaaaaatatttaaattttttgaaaaataaaaatattaatattaattttttaaaaaataatatataagtaaaaaaattaaaatatatttataaaaatattaaaattttaaattttaaattaaattatttaaaaattttaaattttttagacaaaaaTACCATCCCAACAGTCAAATTTTTGACTGTGGAGAGGACTTTTCGTCAGCCACCTCCAAAGCAAGCCCACTCCCAAAAGCGATGGGAGTTATGCCTGCAGAAGGCTCGGAACCAACTCCCAAGGTTGGTTGCCCAATCCAAGTTGGGTTGCCCAACTGGGTGCTGCAGAGCCTAGGGCCCGGCTGGAGCCTGGCcaccgggccgggccgggccgtgccgggccgggcctggGTCCTTGCCGCATGGTAGACTAATGTGTGCCGGGCCGCGGCGGGCCATCGGGCCGCGGAGCGAAGGCCAGCACGGCCGATATTAACTGGTAGTGGCCGGGCCAGGCACGGACGCATACGCTAGTGCGTGCCTGCCTGGCCGGCCACTCTCAAGCCGGTGCCGGCGGGGGCCCCGCGCGGGCTCCCGCGCGGACGCACGGCGTTTGACATCCCTACCAAGAGgttagagagttttttttttttttttttgagagagagagagagataggtagcacgctacccgcttcgtttattttatttaaaaataaacttagccggaaatgtgaatcaactaggattcgaactttggacctcgggtatcaaccaccaagctctttaccacttgctctagggaagGTCggtaagaggttaagagagttaagcgtgctaggacgggagtagttctaggatgggcaACCCCCTGAGAAGTTGGGTCGTCACGATATCAACTTTTTagataatttgataaaatctagCGTGTAATAACTagttaaaaaaatgaatgtaaCATACAGAAATGGTTGTTTGAGTTCAGATAGTCTTTTTCACCTTCACATTAATCTTCAGAGCAACATTTGCCAGATATTGTTTGCAAACCCTGAAGACATGCTTTGTTAGACAGCACTGTGATATTAATCCCAAATCTGTCTCACAAATCCTCTTGATATCACCTATACATAAAAAAATCATCATAGACTTGATATTGTAAATTTATGCAGATAATCAGACATTAGAATAGATTTGCAAAAATTGCTATTGTAAATTTATGCAGTCAATCAGACAGTAGAGTTGGACAATTGATATTGTAAATTTACAGTTGGACACTACAGTTGATTTGAGAAGTAGGGTATACCATACAAAGAACCATTTTGGTCAGGCAAGATAGCTATTAGTAGCTCCAAATCCTTCCCCTTACTTTTGGCTGATGCACGATAAACCTTCTTGAGAGCCTCTTCGACTTGTTCCGGGCAGGCTGAGTATATTGGAATAACAGGTTCAGGACTGAATTCCTAAGTAAAGGAAGAGTTTATAATCACACTAATAGTACCAATATTAATTAGCTACTGATTGATGTTGGATAATGAAGATATATATTAGATAGTGGGATCACCATGCCAGAGACTTGGCACATTTCAGCCAGCTCATGACAGAAACCATGTGCAACATTCTCTTGGATGGTCCAGGAAAAATTAATGCACGCCCATCGAGCTACTTTGcttccattaatcattttctgttacacaaaacataaaagaagtAAGAATATGTAATGACATTAGTACCTTCTCCTATATGAATAAATAGAGAATGTGGTGAAAAAGGTATTGCCTTGTTCTTCATATTCCACTGACCAACATGAGGTAGACACTGCTTTTCTTTTCCAGCATCATGATATTTAAGCTAAAAACATACACATTTGAGTTTCATATTAATCAGATGTTGTGAAGGAAACAAAGATTGGTAAAACATATGAGTAGGAACAAGAATCAGAGAACTACCCAAGGTGGAGGAAGGATTCGAGCCTCAATGCAGGCCAGTTTCTCACTGATTTTGATTCCAAATTCCTTTGCATATGGATCTCGATGATAGGCATTATGTTGAACAGTCTGTGGCACGAGCATACATAATAAAACAAGAAGTTATTGCTTCTTATACTTAAAGGTAAACCAGCAATATCAAGTAGAAATCTcgatcagaaaaaaaaagattataccACTACAAACTAATTATTAGGATAAGAATTTTGGGGAAAAAGGCACCTTCAGAATATCATTTTCCCTTTCCTTAGGCCTCTGGCATGCTATTTTAAGCAATGCTGTGATTTGCTTCTCGTTCAGCCTCTTTGTATATCTTTGTCCCTCCAGGATTTTGCAGGCCTGTAAAGTAGCATGTCAACAATTAACCACATGAGTGAAGGGCaacaggaaaaagaaagatTCTGGTATTACAATGTAAGAAAACAACCTCCATGGGCAAATACTTGACTTTTGTCTGATTCCCCACTTGAAGGCAAGGTAGGTGTGTATACTCAATGGCGAATCCATACATTTCTTGAAAGTAATCTACGACGGACATCATGGAGTGGTCCTCAACCGgaaatctacaaaatttaaatgcaacaAATGATAAAACTAACATAAAGTTGAGTATCTCTAAAGAAATCATGTATACGATAGAAAAAATTCCCGTCGGTAACAATTAGCAGGCAGCAGCATCATCGAGTGATAGGACAAAACTTACATGAGTTCATTTGTAGGCTGTGATGTTAAACCAGATATACGGTATTTCCTTCGTACGTGCGCTCTGTGTACGACTTCAACTTTCACACCAGTAAGTGCCCTTTTAATCTAATAGCGAACTTTTGAGATGAGCAGACAGTTTAACTAGCAAAAAGGAGGTAGTAGCAGTACTGATGTTGAAGTATTAAGTTATACATTACCTTGAGATGATCAGAATCAGATAACGGCCTTGTTAATGCACCCTTTCCCAATATTTGAGCAACAAAATCAATTACAGGCAAGGGCTCGATAAATGCCGCTGCAGACGTGTCTAAAAAGGACAAATTTAGAAGACACAATAACTGTAAGCGTCAAATTCATTGATTCCATTTAGTGGCCGAATGAATATCGTTTGATCATAATATTAAGTCACACACCAATATTTAGGGACAAGCCCATCTGAGTGGGCCTTATACTCTGATAAAACCCACACCATGCCTCTAAACCATCACCAAGCCGCTGAGGTGTTCTAAAATCTGAAGAGAAGAATGATCTCCCAATAGGATAGTACCTTAAACAGAGACAGAGCTAATCGGTGAATACAGGAAatatttcttagacataaagaagTACCATGAGAGAAGATTATGTCTATGTTGGATCACCACCTCTTATCTGAAAGTTGTCTCAGAACAATGTCCAGAACTTGAAGAGCCTCCTGTGGAGCTGCTGCATGCTTACCTGCTAAAAATTGGCCTAGGTGGTGCAAATTCGCTTTTCCCACAAACTTGATGGCCACTTTGTATTCTCTTATGCTACAGCTTAATTAATATTTGGAACAACATTAGGACAGCAGGTAAATCAAACAGAGGGGGTTTGACAAACTAATTGGAAGGTAATTCACATATCAGCAACCCAACTTTTGCTTATCTTTTAAGCTCCAATTGCCTCTTTTACAGGCAGAAAAGACTGAAGCTTCTACCGCTGTGGGAAGCCCCAAAAACAAAGGCTCCAATTTGGAGCTTCTTCTTCTACCGCAAAGAGAAATTGTTGGGGAAAATCCACCTAGTGCTTCTCTTAATAGCACTACAAAAACAGCAGTTCCTCTAACAGCATAACAACTTACAACGGGGCCTAAAGAGGAATAAAATAGAGAACAAAGAGAATGCATCTAAGCATGTTGTTATCAAGGTCAAGGAACTTCATGGTAACAATAAAGATTGTGAGATGTGAAtaaatgaccaaaaaaaaaatcaaaaaaatcctTACTTGGGGCCATTAATTCCATCTTCTTCGTCGACGACCTTAATTCCGAATTCCCTATAAAAGAAAGGGAGCTCTCCAGCTGTATAAAGACTCTTCCTGCCATCATAAGCAGGCAACCTCATTCCAAGGTCAGATTCTCTGTACAGTTTCACAAGCTCCGCGATGATGCTTCTGTTCACAGCGCGCGAGGCATCCTCGGGGGTTATCGTTACCTCAACAAATGAAATGAACAGCAAGCATGGAGACCAGCCCAATTAATATAACCAATCCACACATCTTATAATGGCATTGAAATAGGTAACAAAATTTAGAACTCGTCAAACAAGAACCCGAAATGAGAAATGTACAAAAGGATTAGATATATCTCACGTCATAATGTGCCAAATCTTTGTCGGGTAGCTCGGTGAGAAAATGATTAGCCTTTACAATACATCTAGTCCCAGCTCGCCCAAGCCCAGGTCTTGAGGGAAACCTGAGAGTCTTGCttgaagaaggaagaggaatcTCTGCAGCTTCTCCCAAACAACTTCTACTCTCTAAACAACAGCTACCTGGAATTTGGTATTCAATTGCCGGCTTCGAAGTGGAAgagtctcctcctcctcttcttcttgttctgcTGTCTCTGTTTTTAGAAGTAGATGGGGCTGGGCTCTGCCATTTGCCATTAGAAGCCTCTTGAAAGGGGTTCATAGGATTGCACTCCTTGGTTTTAATCACAAGGTGAAGTTCTGGGCTTTCTTTCTTCTGTTTTATGGGCATGGTTGCTTATACTAAGACCTGGAATAGAGagattagaagaagaagaagaagaagaagaagaagaggccaAGTTAGAGGTGGTCATTGTCAAGTTAATAAAGAACCACTATGAATgtaaactagagagagaaagagagagagagacgggggTGGGTGGGTAATGGTGGTGGGTACACAAGGTGTTAAACATGATATTTGCTTGCATAGACAAGAGTACATTTGTTCATCAAAATGACTTAATGATTGATCAGGATCAGGATCAGGATCAGGATCAGCATCAGCATCACAATACTATCCTAGTTCGAACCTCTGATTGCCTGAAACTCTTTCCCTGGCAATGCCAAAACCTCACAAACCCATATATCtcaaagatttaaaaaaaaggggaaatggTAGTAAATATTTGGGCCTTTTCACCATACATCAGTTCAATAATGCTTGGAACAGTTCAGAATCTTAACAAAATTTCATTTCACCAGAAAAATTTAACcagaaaaaatagagagagagagagagagagagagagagagagagagagagagagaacacatTACCGTTCAAACTGAAGACCTTAGGCCCCACACAACAGTAAATAAGCAATGGATGAACAGCAAGGAAAGAAGATCGGTAGATAGAGCATGCAATAAACTGCAAAACTACAAGCCCAAAGCTAGAACACAAAGGGTGAGCAAAATAAACAAGCGCACAACCCCCCTGATGCAGTTCCAAAAGGCCAAAGCATCCAAGAAGCATCAAAAACTCGCCAACCCAGAAAAAGCAGCAAGGAGACAAACACTCGCAAACACATGCAAAGAAAAGCCAAGCTCCCCTGAACAGTTCAGAACAAGCAGATACAAACAAAAACCCACCTCGCAAGTAGCTAGATAGAAGAGGAAAAAAGGCCAACCAAAGTACCCAACTACTGACTTAGCCACTCAATGCTAACACAACCCAAACAATCCCTTCCCCTGTAATTTATAAccgaataaaattaaaataaccaGCGCTAAAGAGCCTGTCAAAGCCTCAAAGGTGGGCCTGAAAGCGATGCGATGATGAGTAAGAAGTAAAGCAGCAGCCTGAGGGCTCCGTGGTTGATACCCGATatctcaaattcgaatcataattgattcgTATTTTTAGTTAAGTACAGAGAGTGTAAGAAGATGAAAAAATAGGGTATATACCAATTTTGGATgggattttttttgttatattttaccAATTAACATTTGCCCCATTAGCAGCATCTCGTATTAAATCTTGTCatctaatattatttttaaggataaaattttaattaaaatataaacagaaaatattatgaattaattataaaaaaataaatgttaatAAAAAGCTGTGGaagttaatcatttttttttttattcttgtcATCTTTAAAAGTCCATATTGATGCTTCAGCCATTTAGTATTATTAAGtttctgttttatatttttattttatttagaaaaactGCGTTGAATTTTAAGTTTAGGAACTAAATACTTTTATACTTAAcagatttattatttaataaatataactaattatttatttcattaataattataacaatataatataactaatattttctcatatttaataataataaaacaatataaaaaataaagaagacacgccaaaaaaaaataaaataaaataaaaaaaatcagtcCCCATCCCacgcccccctctctctctctctctctctctctctctctttgtatgGAGATGACGAGGCAATGACGACTTATGCATTGTCCTTTAAAGGGACTGGTGATCAGGGCATGTCACTTCTTTATCTTTCAAGGGATCGAGTACACttattacattttttaaaaaacacatACTTCactagtttttttctttttttcttttttccttatgGTTATTGTAATTCTCTCACATATAACTTCCTTTGAAATCAAATGTAgataaaaattcataaaaagaGTTTAGCAATCTATCATAATATACACATATATCACGGACTGTTCCTAGGGCAAATGGCAAAGgtcttgatggttgatattcgagacccaaatttgaatcctagttgattcatatttctagctaagtttatttctaaatgaaataaacaaaacggatagcatgctatctatctctcaaaaaaatatacacATATATCATGTAAGGGAGTTTCGGAAGCTTCAAAAAGTActcaatcttttttaaaaaaaatgatagtatGATGTTTGTTTTGCTcatctttttataaataaatttagctagataTATAAAGTAACTATATTTCGAACTCGGAATTTCAAGTCAGTGGCGGATCTACTGTTATCTCAGTGGGGTCAATAGACCTCACTGAGATAGCCAATAAGTAAGGCTTTATGTCTTTTTCTGACATGTTGATCCTATTTTGGAATTAAAATTGCTCCCAAAATAGGgtcaacaaatagatagataatgaTTTTCTCTCATAAAAAAAGGGTTTGATAATTGATTAAATCCAGTTAACCTAACAGAGTAAATTATGCAACTATATGTGTAATCAATTAATAAACGATTAATAATAAGTCGACGGTGAtgctatatatattgttttcagAGTATGAAAATACATTGAGAATAATtataaacagaaataatttatttttttatttatgtaatattaatgagtaatttattcttttagtttagatttttatgttttctctttGTAATATATTTGATCTTACTAAGAAAATTTGTAGTTCCGCCACTATCTCAAGTACCACTTGCGCCAGAAATAATCAATAACTTTTAGGTATACTTTGTATTTTATTATCatcagaaaagagaaaagaagcacAAAAATAGTAAAACATAACACTTGTTTCACTCTTTAAGGGGTGTTTGGTTCCTTCTCCAAAatcatgaaaaactattttttcaaaaagtcTATCATAggaagaaaaaagttttttatagttaattttttataaaaaaaaattaaaaagaatctAATTTTTGTGtgaactaaataaataaaaaaaaaatttctagtcataaactatttttaaa
Above is a genomic segment from Ananas comosus cultivar F153 linkage group 15, ASM154086v1, whole genome shotgun sequence containing:
- the LOC109721297 gene encoding protein argonaute 10-like isoform X1 codes for the protein MPIKQKKESPELHLVIKTKECNPMNPFQEASNGKWQSPAPSTSKNRDSRTRRRGGGDSSTSKPAIEYQIPGSCCLESRSCLGEAAEIPLPSSSKTLRFPSRPGLGRAGTRCIVKANHFLTELPDKDLAHYDVTITPEDASRAVNRSIIAELVKLYRESDLGMRLPAYDGRKSLYTAGELPFFYREFGIKVVDEEDGINGPNCSIREYKVAIKFVGKANLHHLGQFLAGKHAAAPQEALQVLDIVLRQLSDKRYYPIGRSFFSSDFRTPQRLGDGLEAWCGFYQSIRPTQMGLSLNIDTSAAAFIEPLPVIDFVAQILGKGALTRPLSDSDHLKIKRALTGVKVEVVHRAHVRRKYRISGLTSQPTNELIFPVEDHSMMSVVDYFQEMYGFAIEYTHLPCLQVGNQTKVKYLPMEACKILEGQRYTKRLNEKQITALLKIACQRPKERENDILKTVQHNAYHRDPYAKEFGIKISEKLACIEARILPPPWLKYHDAGKEKQCLPHVGQWNMKNKKMINGSKVARWACINFSWTIQENVAHGFCHELAEMCQVSGMEFSPEPVIPIYSACPEQVEEALKKVYRASAKSKGKDLELLIAILPDQNGSLYGDIKRICETDLGLISQCCLTKHVFRVCKQYLANVALKINVKMGGRNTVLLDAIAWKIPLVSDIPTIIFGADVTHPESGEDASPSIAAVVASQDWPEITKYAGVVCAQTHRQELIQDLYKTWNDPIRGTVNGGMIRDLLISFRRATGQKPLRIIFYRDGVSEGQFYQVLLYELDAIRKACASLEPNYQPPVTFVVVQKRHHTRLFVSNHKNRASTDKSGNILPGTVVDSRICHPTEFDFYLCSHAGLQGTSRPAHYHVLWDENNFTADGLQSLTNNLCYTYARCTRSVSIVPPAYYAHLAAFRARFYVDPEEQKNGSLGNSVRTSCGRGEATVKPLLALKENVKRVMFYC
- the LOC109721297 gene encoding protein argonaute 10-like isoform X2; amino-acid sequence: MPIKQKKESPELHLVIKTKECNPMNPFQEASNGKWQSPAPSTSKNRDSRTRRRGGGDSSTSKPAIEYQIPGSCCLESRSCLGEAAEIPLPSSSKTLRFPSRPGLGRAGTRCIVKANHFLTELPDKDLAHYDVTITPEDASRAVNRSIIAELVKLYRESDLGMRLPAYDGRKSLYTAGELPFFYREFGIKVVDEEDGINGPNIREYKVAIKFVGKANLHHLGQFLAGKHAAAPQEALQVLDIVLRQLSDKRYYPIGRSFFSSDFRTPQRLGDGLEAWCGFYQSIRPTQMGLSLNIDTSAAAFIEPLPVIDFVAQILGKGALTRPLSDSDHLKIKRALTGVKVEVVHRAHVRRKYRISGLTSQPTNELIFPVEDHSMMSVVDYFQEMYGFAIEYTHLPCLQVGNQTKVKYLPMEACKILEGQRYTKRLNEKQITALLKIACQRPKERENDILKTVQHNAYHRDPYAKEFGIKISEKLACIEARILPPPWLKYHDAGKEKQCLPHVGQWNMKNKKMINGSKVARWACINFSWTIQENVAHGFCHELAEMCQVSGMEFSPEPVIPIYSACPEQVEEALKKVYRASAKSKGKDLELLIAILPDQNGSLYGDIKRICETDLGLISQCCLTKHVFRVCKQYLANVALKINVKMGGRNTVLLDAIAWKIPLVSDIPTIIFGADVTHPESGEDASPSIAAVVASQDWPEITKYAGVVCAQTHRQELIQDLYKTWNDPIRGTVNGGMIRDLLISFRRATGQKPLRIIFYRDGVSEGQFYQVLLYELDAIRKACASLEPNYQPPVTFVVVQKRHHTRLFVSNHKNRASTDKSGNILPGTVVDSRICHPTEFDFYLCSHAGLQGTSRPAHYHVLWDENNFTADGLQSLTNNLCYTYARCTRSVSIVPPAYYAHLAAFRARFYVDPEEQKNGSLGNSVRTSCGRGEATVKPLLALKENVKRVMFYC
- the LOC109721297 gene encoding protein argonaute 10-like isoform X3 is translated as MMAGRVFIQLESSLSFIGNSELRSSTKKMELMAPKYKVAIKFVGKANLHHLGQFLAGKHAAAPQEALQVLDIVLRQLSDKRYYPIGRSFFSSDFRTPQRLGDGLEAWCGFYQSIRPTQMGLSLNIDTSAAAFIEPLPVIDFVAQILGKGALTRPLSDSDHLKIKRALTGVKVEVVHRAHVRRKYRISGLTSQPTNELIFPVEDHSMMSVVDYFQEMYGFAIEYTHLPCLQVGNQTKVKYLPMEACKILEGQRYTKRLNEKQITALLKIACQRPKERENDILKTVQHNAYHRDPYAKEFGIKISEKLACIEARILPPPWLKYHDAGKEKQCLPHVGQWNMKNKKMINGSKVARWACINFSWTIQENVAHGFCHELAEMCQVSGMEFSPEPVIPIYSACPEQVEEALKKVYRASAKSKGKDLELLIAILPDQNGSLYGDIKRICETDLGLISQCCLTKHVFRVCKQYLANVALKINVKMGGRNTVLLDAIAWKIPLVSDIPTIIFGADVTHPESGEDASPSIAAVVASQDWPEITKYAGVVCAQTHRQELIQDLYKTWNDPIRGTVNGGMIRDLLISFRRATGQKPLRIIFYRDGVSEGQFYQVLLYELDAIRKACASLEPNYQPPVTFVVVQKRHHTRLFVSNHKNRASTDKSGNILPGTVVDSRICHPTEFDFYLCSHAGLQGTSRPAHYHVLWDENNFTADGLQSLTNNLCYTYARCTRSVSIVPPAYYAHLAAFRARFYVDPEEQKNGSLGNSVRTSCGRGEATVKPLLALKENVKRVMFYC